A DNA window from Phycisphaera mikurensis NBRC 102666 contains the following coding sequences:
- the trbB gene encoding P-type conjugative transfer ATPase TrbB codes for MISTDEGTRSLLGGARESARKQEALSACLGPVIRSALIDPDVVEVCVNPDGRIWLDTHASGRRVAGQLDPHAAENLVCLLADRVGVRADRNHPRASGVLESGERFHALLPPIVEAPTFSLRKRSTQVFTLDDYVSAGTMRENQAAELRDAVNTRKNIVVVGGTGSGKTTLCNALLAEKGFHGDRVILIEDTAELQCLVPDSVSMRVAENAGATLRDLLRDTMRMRPDRIVIGEVRGGEALDLVKAWNTGHPGGLGTLHADGAVAGLRRLEELISEVAVNVNRVAIGEAVDVLVSIRRGADGRRVEEIVHVDGYDPQTGSYRTR; via the coding sequence ATGATCAGCACGGATGAAGGAACGCGGTCGCTCCTGGGCGGAGCGCGGGAGTCGGCGCGGAAGCAAGAGGCACTGAGCGCCTGCCTGGGGCCGGTGATCCGCTCGGCGCTGATCGACCCCGACGTGGTGGAGGTCTGCGTGAACCCCGACGGGCGGATCTGGCTGGACACCCACGCGTCCGGGCGGCGCGTCGCAGGGCAGCTGGATCCGCACGCGGCCGAGAACCTGGTGTGCCTGCTCGCGGACCGGGTGGGCGTACGGGCCGACCGCAATCACCCGCGGGCCTCGGGCGTGCTGGAGAGCGGGGAGCGGTTTCACGCGCTCTTGCCGCCGATCGTGGAGGCGCCAACGTTCTCGCTACGGAAGCGGTCGACGCAGGTCTTCACGCTCGACGACTACGTCTCCGCGGGCACGATGCGAGAGAACCAAGCCGCCGAGCTGCGGGACGCGGTGAACACGCGGAAGAACATCGTGGTGGTGGGGGGGACGGGCTCAGGCAAAACCACGCTTTGCAACGCGCTGCTCGCGGAGAAGGGCTTCCACGGCGACCGCGTGATCCTCATCGAGGACACCGCCGAGCTGCAGTGCCTGGTGCCGGACTCGGTCTCGATGCGGGTGGCCGAGAACGCGGGGGCCACGCTGCGAGACCTGCTCCGCGACACCATGCGGATGCGGCCCGACCGCATCGTGATCGGCGAGGTGCGCGGGGGCGAGGCGCTGGACCTGGTGAAGGCGTGGAACACCGGACACCCCGGCGGGCTCGGGACGCTGCACGCCGACGGGGCGGTCGCCGGTCTTCGCCGGCTCGAGGAGCTGATCTCCGAGGTGGCGGTCAACGTCAACCGCGTGGCCATCGGCGAGGCGGTGGACGTGCTGGTCAGCATCCGCCGCGGTGCCGACGGGCGAAGGGTCGAGGAGATCGTGCACGTCGATGGCTACGACCCGCAGACGGGCAGCTACCGAACGCGGTGA